From the genome of Solibacillus sp. FSL H8-0538:
AACCTTGTTTGAGCTGTACTACCATTTTTTGTGCTAGCTGCTCAAATTTAAAATCGAGCGAGCCCGTAATTAGTAACACTGGCATCGACAATTCAGCTAGCTGATGCCATAGTGCCGGCATGATTCCTGTGCCCATGCCGCGTAAGCTATTTGCTAAGCCGATTTCTCGTTGTGCCAGACGTTCTTTACGTATTTCCTGCTTTACGTCTTCAGGAAGGCTCTTTTGAGAGGCGAATAACGGGATGTTTTCCCATTTCTCTACAAACGAAACGATGCCATTTGCGATGATGTTGTCAGCAAGTACTTCATCTGTAAGCTTACGTGTCGCGCGTTCTTTCAAGGATGCAAGTCCAGGTGAAGCACTTTCAAGAATCAGCTGCTCGATGCGCTGCGGATAGCATGCTGCATAAGACAAGGCAA
Proteins encoded in this window:
- the menH gene encoding 2-succinyl-6-hydroxy-2,4-cyclohexadiene-1-carboxylate synthase; amino-acid sequence: MVNVTINGLDVNVEQYNCEGEQILVLLHGFTGSTKTWQHVIEHLPVAVRVITIDLIGHGMTAAPEQLEPYSVVAQVQLLEELFAKLELERFTLLGYSMGGRVALSYAACYPQRIEQLILESASPGLASLKERATRKLTDEVLADNIIANGIVSFVEKWENIPLFASQKSLPEDVKQEIRKERLAQREIGLANSLRGMGTGIMPALWHQLAELSMPVLLITGSLDFKFEQLAQKMVVQLKQGSHISVNEVGHAIHVENPAQFATIVKESLIQ